The DNA window CTGCTCATCGGCGGAGAGGTCTGCGAATGGATGTGCGGCGAATACGCCAGAGATGCCGCCCAGATGGGCTTTGCCAAGGCCATCCTCATCTGCGGGCACGCGGGCAGCGAGCGGGCAGGCATGGAGCACGTCTGCGCGCTGATAGGGGAGGCGCATCCCGAGCTGGCCTGCATGTATTTTGAGTGCGGCGAGGTCTATAAATAAGAGCTGTTCATCCGGCAAATTTTGTTGAAGGAAAACTAGGCCAGGCGCAGAGGTTCCGCCTGCCCGGGGGAAATCTCAGTTTTGGCCTGCCTGCTCATGGCTGGCAAAAGCCGCGCTCCTGCCCGGTTTGCCCCGAATCTGCTGCCCCCCAAGCCCCGCACCTCTGCCTGCCCTGAAAAGCTATCTGCCAGATTTTGCCGCAGGAAAATTCCGGCAGGCGCCGTTGCCGCGCGCCCGAATGTGCCCCGCCTGGGAGGCATTTTCCGGGACAATTTGCCTGCATGATGCGGCGCATTACCGCGCTACTGTGCTAGAGCATGTGCTTGACATTTGCGCCGCCGCATGATATGGTAGTTTTGTAAAAAACCTGTGCTTTTGGCAAAAGCGCAGAACAGCAGGAACCTCCGTAACTGACGGTTTCGGGTGGAATACCACCAGGGAGCGGAGGGGATTTTTAAGCCGACCGTCTGGGCAGCATCTATCTGGGTGCTGCCCTTTTTGATATTTGCAAACAGCCTGCCGGCATTGGCCGGGCAGAAGGGAAAGGAGAAGAGCAATGCAGGAAAACGCTTGGAGAGGATTTACCGGGGGAGATTGGCAGAGCAAGATCGACGTCCGGGATTTTATTGCGAAAAACTATCAGCCCTATCTGGGCGATGCCAGCTTTCTGGCCGGGCCTACGGCGCGCACGCGCCAGGTGCTGGAAAAAGTGCAGAACCTTTTGAAGGAGGAGATCGCCCGGGGCGGCGTCTACGATGTGGATACCAAAACCGTCATCACGCCCACGGCCTTTGGCCCGGGATATGTGGACGAGCAGCGGGATATCATCCTCGGCCTTCAGACGGATGCGCCCCTAAAGCGCGCCTGCAACCCCTTTGGTGGGATGCGCATGGTGCGGGAGGCCTGCCAGGCCTATGGCTATCAGGTTTCGGAGGAAATCGAGAAAGCGTTTGAGCACCATAAGACGCATAACGACGGCGTTTTCGCCGCCTATACGCCGGAAATCAAGCAGGCGCGGCATTGCGGGCTCATCACCGGCCTGCCCGATGCCTATGGCCGCGGCCGCATCATCGGGGATTACCGGCGCGTGGCGCTGTATGGCATCGATGCGCTGGTGGAGCAGAAAAAGCAGGATAAGCTGGCGCTGAGCCAGGGCGCCCTGCTGGGCGATACCATCCGGGAAATCGAGGAGATCTCGGATCAGATCGCGGCGCTGGCGGATATGAAGAAAATGGCGGCGGATTACGGGGTGGATATCTCCCTGCCCGCCCAGAATGCAAAACAGGCCGTGCAGTGGCTGTATTTCGGCTATCTGGCGGCCATCAAGGAGCAGAACGGCGCGGCCATGAGCCTGGGGCGCGTCTCCACCTTCCTGGATATCTACTTCGAGCGGGATTTCGCCGAGGGCACGCTCTGCGAGGAGCAGGCCCAGGAGATCATGGACGATTTCGTGATCAAGCTGCGCCTGGCGCGGCACCTGCGCACCCCCAGCTACAACACGCTGTTCGGCGGCGACCCCATGTGGATCACCGAGTCCGTGGGCGGCATGGGGGAGGATGGCCGCCCGCTGGTCACCAAAAACTGCTTCCGCATGCTGCATACGCTCTATAACCTGGGCCCGGCGCCCGAGCCCAACCTGACCGTGCTCTGGAGCGAGGCCCTGCCCGAAAACTGGAAGAAGTTCGCCGCCAAGGTCTCCTGCGATACGGATGCCATCCAGTATGAGAGCGACGATGTCATGCGCCCGGTCTATGGGGACGACTACGCCATCGCCTGCTGCGTCTCGGCCATGCAGGTGGGCAAGCAGATGCAGTTCTTCGGCGCCCGGGCAAACCTGGCCAAGCTGCTGCTCATGAGCCTGAACGGCGGCAAAGACGAGAAGAAAAACGAGCAGGTGGGCCCGGTGCACGCGCCCTACGACGGCGAATATTTGGAATACGACAAAGTGCTGGAGCTGATGGATTTCTACCGCCCCTGGCTTGCCAAGACGTACGTCAGCGCCATGAATATCATC is part of the Christensenellaceae bacterium 44-20 genome and encodes:
- the pflB gene encoding formate C-acetyltransferase, translating into MQENAWRGFTGGDWQSKIDVRDFIAKNYQPYLGDASFLAGPTARTRQVLEKVQNLLKEEIARGGVYDVDTKTVITPTAFGPGYVDEQRDIILGLQTDAPLKRACNPFGGMRMVREACQAYGYQVSEEIEKAFEHHKTHNDGVFAAYTPEIKQARHCGLITGLPDAYGRGRIIGDYRRVALYGIDALVEQKKQDKLALSQGALLGDTIREIEEISDQIAALADMKKMAADYGVDISLPAQNAKQAVQWLYFGYLAAIKEQNGAAMSLGRVSTFLDIYFERDFAEGTLCEEQAQEIMDDFVIKLRLARHLRTPSYNTLFGGDPMWITESVGGMGEDGRPLVTKNCFRMLHTLYNLGPAPEPNLTVLWSEALPENWKKFAAKVSCDTDAIQYESDDVMRPVYGDDYAIACCVSAMQVGKQMQFFGARANLAKLLLMSLNGGKDEKKNEQVGPVHAPYDGEYLEYDKVLELMDFYRPWLAKTYVSAMNIIHYMHDKYAYEKSQMALHDSQVHRFMAFGIAGMSVLADSLSAIKYARVRCIRDAQTGLITDFETTGSYPAFGNDDDRVDAIACEQVEKFFEELKKNPCYRGAEHTLSILTITSNVMYGKKTGSTPDGRKGGEPFAPGANPMAGREKNGALAALNSVAKLRYGICQDGISNTFSIVPAALGKTEGEQTANLVAMLDGYFAQGAHHINVNVLNRETLMDAYDHPELYPTLTIRVSGYAVNFVRLSREQQREVISRTFHQAV